Proteins from one Malaya genurostris strain Urasoe2022 chromosome 2, Malgen_1.1, whole genome shotgun sequence genomic window:
- the LOC131428394 gene encoding organic cation transporter protein isoform X1 gives MGESNIEMRTQQEPSVTAVPEAKKSDSKWNLDPVQKAMGQLGWWHIMVCAVVFPLKFPVAWHQMGIIFLGASMNYTCSSNVTLERCSDECTSWEYDTSVFESTIQSEWDLVCEKAHLTNLSQTIFMFGILVGGVMFGTLADKFGRRPPLVVAVMIQLVSGVATAYIPWFWGFVVLRFITAVATGGTMVTSFVLIMEIIGPKWRELFSVLYQIPFNLGHLTLALFAYFLRDWHQLQFGLSIYSILLLSYYWLVPESPRYLFTSGDTDGAVRVLEKAAKCNKLPTENIQSDLNQYAKVKNTGSVSKGNVIDLFRTPNMRAKSLFMCFNWFVCGLAFFGVAQYVGHAGGNIYANVAIGAALELPGTVFCIYMMKAYGRKKTLIISNTLTGLTMLAIAFVPESVTWVNVGLASVGLIGMSISFPTVYLYAGELFPTVVRNVGIGTASMIARIGSMLAPFVAGMGVIAHWLPPVIFGLTPLVGALFVFFLPETKGAPLPETIEDGENFGKRPKDPETVEEPKF, from the exons TGACAGCAGTACCGGAAGCGAAAAAGAGCGATTCCAAATGGAACTTGGATCCGGTGCAGAAGGCCATGGGCCAGCTAGGATGGTGGCACATTATGGTCTGTGCGGTGGTTTTTCCGCTGAAATTTCCGGTGGCCTGGCATCAGATGGGAATTATCTTTCTGGGTGCGTCCATGAATTATACCTGCTCCTCCAACGTAACCCTGGAACGATGCTCGGACGAGTGCACCAGTTGGGAGTACGACACAAGCGTGTTCGAGTCGACCATCCAGAGCGAGTGGGATCTGGTGTGCGAGAAGGCTCATCTGACGAACCTATCCCAGACGATATTCATGTTCGGAATTCTGGTTGGCGGTGTGATGTTTGGAACACTAGCTGATAA ATTCGGACGACGACCTCCTTTGGTTGTTGCAGTTATGATACAGCTTGTTTCAGGCGTTGCCACCGCTTACATTCCATGGTTTTGGGGATTCGTTGTCCTACGATTCATAACCGCTGTGGCCACCGGTGGCACTATGGTTACTAG TTTCGTACTCATCATGGAGATCATCGGCCCGAAATGGCGAGAGTTGTTCTCAGTTCTCTACCAGATCCCGTTCAACTTGGGACATCTCACATTGGCATTGTTTGCCTATTTTCTGCGTGATTGGCATCAATTGCAGTTTGGTCTCAGCATCTACTCTATATTGCTTCTCTCGTACTATTGGCTTGTGCCCGAATCACCCCGATATCTTTTCACCTCTGGTGACACAGACGGGGCAGTACGGGTCCTGGAGAAGGCTGCAAAATGTAACAAACTTCCAACGGAGAATATTCAAAGCGATTTGAATCAGTACGCGAAAGTTAAGAACACCGGATCAGTATCCAAAGGAAATGTAATTGACCTGTTCAGGACACCAAACATGCGTGCAAAGTCATTATTCATGTGTTTCAACTGGTTCGTTTGCGGATTGGCCTTCTTTGGGGTTGCACAGTATGTTGGACATGCTGGTGGCAACATCTACGCGAATGTGGCGATAGGAGCGGCATTGGAACTCCCAGGAACCGTCTTCTGCATATACATGATGAAAGCGTATGGTCGTAAGAAGACATTGATAATTTCCAACACTTTGACTGGGCTTACAATGTTGGCGATTGCTTTCGTACCAGAAAGTGTAACTTGGGTAAATGTTGGCCTGGCATCTGTAGGTCTCATTGGTATGAGCATATCATTCCCAACGGTTTACCTGTACGCTGGCGAGCTTTTCCCTACGGTGGTCCGAAACGTCGGCATCGGCACCGCTTCGATGATTGCTAGAATCGGATCGATGCTGGCTCCATTCGTAGCGGGCATGGGTGTTATTGCCCACTGGTTGCCTCCGGTAATATTCGGTCTTACACCACTGGTAGGAGCTTTGTTTGTATTTTTCCTGCCCGAAACGAAGGGTGCACCGTTGCCGGAAACCATCGAGGATGGCGAAAACTTTGGTAAGCGACCGAAGGACCCGGAGACTGTTGAGGAACCAAAGttctga
- the LOC131428394 gene encoding organic cation transporter protein isoform X2: MNIIKLTAVPEAKKSDSKWNLDPVQKAMGQLGWWHIMVCAVVFPLKFPVAWHQMGIIFLGASMNYTCSSNVTLERCSDECTSWEYDTSVFESTIQSEWDLVCEKAHLTNLSQTIFMFGILVGGVMFGTLADKFGRRPPLVVAVMIQLVSGVATAYIPWFWGFVVLRFITAVATGGTMVTSFVLIMEIIGPKWRELFSVLYQIPFNLGHLTLALFAYFLRDWHQLQFGLSIYSILLLSYYWLVPESPRYLFTSGDTDGAVRVLEKAAKCNKLPTENIQSDLNQYAKVKNTGSVSKGNVIDLFRTPNMRAKSLFMCFNWFVCGLAFFGVAQYVGHAGGNIYANVAIGAALELPGTVFCIYMMKAYGRKKTLIISNTLTGLTMLAIAFVPESVTWVNVGLASVGLIGMSISFPTVYLYAGELFPTVVRNVGIGTASMIARIGSMLAPFVAGMGVIAHWLPPVIFGLTPLVGALFVFFLPETKGAPLPETIEDGENFGKRPKDPETVEEPKF, encoded by the exons TGACAGCAGTACCGGAAGCGAAAAAGAGCGATTCCAAATGGAACTTGGATCCGGTGCAGAAGGCCATGGGCCAGCTAGGATGGTGGCACATTATGGTCTGTGCGGTGGTTTTTCCGCTGAAATTTCCGGTGGCCTGGCATCAGATGGGAATTATCTTTCTGGGTGCGTCCATGAATTATACCTGCTCCTCCAACGTAACCCTGGAACGATGCTCGGACGAGTGCACCAGTTGGGAGTACGACACAAGCGTGTTCGAGTCGACCATCCAGAGCGAGTGGGATCTGGTGTGCGAGAAGGCTCATCTGACGAACCTATCCCAGACGATATTCATGTTCGGAATTCTGGTTGGCGGTGTGATGTTTGGAACACTAGCTGATAA ATTCGGACGACGACCTCCTTTGGTTGTTGCAGTTATGATACAGCTTGTTTCAGGCGTTGCCACCGCTTACATTCCATGGTTTTGGGGATTCGTTGTCCTACGATTCATAACCGCTGTGGCCACCGGTGGCACTATGGTTACTAG TTTCGTACTCATCATGGAGATCATCGGCCCGAAATGGCGAGAGTTGTTCTCAGTTCTCTACCAGATCCCGTTCAACTTGGGACATCTCACATTGGCATTGTTTGCCTATTTTCTGCGTGATTGGCATCAATTGCAGTTTGGTCTCAGCATCTACTCTATATTGCTTCTCTCGTACTATTGGCTTGTGCCCGAATCACCCCGATATCTTTTCACCTCTGGTGACACAGACGGGGCAGTACGGGTCCTGGAGAAGGCTGCAAAATGTAACAAACTTCCAACGGAGAATATTCAAAGCGATTTGAATCAGTACGCGAAAGTTAAGAACACCGGATCAGTATCCAAAGGAAATGTAATTGACCTGTTCAGGACACCAAACATGCGTGCAAAGTCATTATTCATGTGTTTCAACTGGTTCGTTTGCGGATTGGCCTTCTTTGGGGTTGCACAGTATGTTGGACATGCTGGTGGCAACATCTACGCGAATGTGGCGATAGGAGCGGCATTGGAACTCCCAGGAACCGTCTTCTGCATATACATGATGAAAGCGTATGGTCGTAAGAAGACATTGATAATTTCCAACACTTTGACTGGGCTTACAATGTTGGCGATTGCTTTCGTACCAGAAAGTGTAACTTGGGTAAATGTTGGCCTGGCATCTGTAGGTCTCATTGGTATGAGCATATCATTCCCAACGGTTTACCTGTACGCTGGCGAGCTTTTCCCTACGGTGGTCCGAAACGTCGGCATCGGCACCGCTTCGATGATTGCTAGAATCGGATCGATGCTGGCTCCATTCGTAGCGGGCATGGGTGTTATTGCCCACTGGTTGCCTCCGGTAATATTCGGTCTTACACCACTGGTAGGAGCTTTGTTTGTATTTTTCCTGCCCGAAACGAAGGGTGCACCGTTGCCGGAAACCATCGAGGATGGCGAAAACTTTGGTAAGCGACCGAAGGACCCGGAGACTGTTGAGGAACCAAAGttctga
- the LOC131428394 gene encoding organic cation transporter protein isoform X3 produces MTAVPEAKKSDSKWNLDPVQKAMGQLGWWHIMVCAVVFPLKFPVAWHQMGIIFLGASMNYTCSSNVTLERCSDECTSWEYDTSVFESTIQSEWDLVCEKAHLTNLSQTIFMFGILVGGVMFGTLADKFGRRPPLVVAVMIQLVSGVATAYIPWFWGFVVLRFITAVATGGTMVTSFVLIMEIIGPKWRELFSVLYQIPFNLGHLTLALFAYFLRDWHQLQFGLSIYSILLLSYYWLVPESPRYLFTSGDTDGAVRVLEKAAKCNKLPTENIQSDLNQYAKVKNTGSVSKGNVIDLFRTPNMRAKSLFMCFNWFVCGLAFFGVAQYVGHAGGNIYANVAIGAALELPGTVFCIYMMKAYGRKKTLIISNTLTGLTMLAIAFVPESVTWVNVGLASVGLIGMSISFPTVYLYAGELFPTVVRNVGIGTASMIARIGSMLAPFVAGMGVIAHWLPPVIFGLTPLVGALFVFFLPETKGAPLPETIEDGENFGKRPKDPETVEEPKF; encoded by the exons TGACAGCAGTACCGGAAGCGAAAAAGAGCGATTCCAAATGGAACTTGGATCCGGTGCAGAAGGCCATGGGCCAGCTAGGATGGTGGCACATTATGGTCTGTGCGGTGGTTTTTCCGCTGAAATTTCCGGTGGCCTGGCATCAGATGGGAATTATCTTTCTGGGTGCGTCCATGAATTATACCTGCTCCTCCAACGTAACCCTGGAACGATGCTCGGACGAGTGCACCAGTTGGGAGTACGACACAAGCGTGTTCGAGTCGACCATCCAGAGCGAGTGGGATCTGGTGTGCGAGAAGGCTCATCTGACGAACCTATCCCAGACGATATTCATGTTCGGAATTCTGGTTGGCGGTGTGATGTTTGGAACACTAGCTGATAA ATTCGGACGACGACCTCCTTTGGTTGTTGCAGTTATGATACAGCTTGTTTCAGGCGTTGCCACCGCTTACATTCCATGGTTTTGGGGATTCGTTGTCCTACGATTCATAACCGCTGTGGCCACCGGTGGCACTATGGTTACTAG TTTCGTACTCATCATGGAGATCATCGGCCCGAAATGGCGAGAGTTGTTCTCAGTTCTCTACCAGATCCCGTTCAACTTGGGACATCTCACATTGGCATTGTTTGCCTATTTTCTGCGTGATTGGCATCAATTGCAGTTTGGTCTCAGCATCTACTCTATATTGCTTCTCTCGTACTATTGGCTTGTGCCCGAATCACCCCGATATCTTTTCACCTCTGGTGACACAGACGGGGCAGTACGGGTCCTGGAGAAGGCTGCAAAATGTAACAAACTTCCAACGGAGAATATTCAAAGCGATTTGAATCAGTACGCGAAAGTTAAGAACACCGGATCAGTATCCAAAGGAAATGTAATTGACCTGTTCAGGACACCAAACATGCGTGCAAAGTCATTATTCATGTGTTTCAACTGGTTCGTTTGCGGATTGGCCTTCTTTGGGGTTGCACAGTATGTTGGACATGCTGGTGGCAACATCTACGCGAATGTGGCGATAGGAGCGGCATTGGAACTCCCAGGAACCGTCTTCTGCATATACATGATGAAAGCGTATGGTCGTAAGAAGACATTGATAATTTCCAACACTTTGACTGGGCTTACAATGTTGGCGATTGCTTTCGTACCAGAAAGTGTAACTTGGGTAAATGTTGGCCTGGCATCTGTAGGTCTCATTGGTATGAGCATATCATTCCCAACGGTTTACCTGTACGCTGGCGAGCTTTTCCCTACGGTGGTCCGAAACGTCGGCATCGGCACCGCTTCGATGATTGCTAGAATCGGATCGATGCTGGCTCCATTCGTAGCGGGCATGGGTGTTATTGCCCACTGGTTGCCTCCGGTAATATTCGGTCTTACACCACTGGTAGGAGCTTTGTTTGTATTTTTCCTGCCCGAAACGAAGGGTGCACCGTTGCCGGAAACCATCGAGGATGGCGAAAACTTTGGTAAGCGACCGAAGGACCCGGAGACTGTTGAGGAACCAAAGttctga